Below is a genomic region from Geoglobus acetivorans.
TGACCTCAACTTCAGAGGCATCGTACTTTCCAAATACGAGCAAATCTTCATTGGTAAGACCGTATTTCATCAGATCACCTCAGTCTCTTCTCCTTCTTACCCTTCCAGAGTTCCTTGAGGCTAGTATTGTTGACCTTAACGACCTTATACCTCACACCCGGAATGTCACCCATACTTCTTCCCATTCTGCCTCCAATACCCTCAATGATTACCTCATCGTGTTCATCAATATAGTTGATTGCTCCATCTCCCGGTGTGAAAGCAGTAACCTGCTTTCCATTCTTGATGAGCTGAACTCTCACTGCCTTTCTGATAGCTGAGTTGGGCTGTCTCGCCTCTATACCCAGCTTTTCCAGCACTATACCTCTCGCCTGCGGTGCACCCTCAAGAGGGTCTGCCTTTCTTTTCAGGTCAAGAACTCTCCTTACGTACCTTTTATCACTCCACCTGAACTCCTTTCTATTTTCGATGAGCTTTCTTGCGGCAAATAAGCCCCTTCCCATTTCTCCTCACCTCATTTCACTATCACATTTTCAATATCGTGATGTCTTCTCACAAGCTCCTTGACTTTGTTTATATTTTTTCCGCCCTTGCCAATTACAAGCCCCTTATACTGTGCAGGGGCCTGAACGATGGCCGTTCTTTTTCCTTCCTTCTCAACAAGACTCACTTTGACTCTTATGGGCCTGAACAGGTTCTGTATAAATTCCACAGGATCATCACTGTGTTCCAGAACCTCCACCCTTTTTCCAATTATCTCCTTTGCCTTTTCCACGTTTATTCCGCCCTTTCCTATGGCCAGTCCCATGTCACCCTTTCTCACGAGAAAAATAACCTTGTCATCATAAATCAGACAGT
It encodes:
- a CDS encoding 30S ribosomal protein S12, whose translation is MGRGLFAARKLIENRKEFRWSDKRYVRRVLDLKRKADPLEGAPQARGIVLEKLGIEARQPNSAIRKAVRVQLIKNGKQVTAFTPGDGAINYIDEHDEVIIEGIGGRMGRSMGDIPGVRYKVVKVNNTSLKELWKGKKEKRLR
- a CDS encoding NusA-like transcription termination signal-binding factor — encoded protein: MGVKLSTESIRYIALFESLTGANVKDCLIYDDKVIFLVRKGDMGLAIGKGGINVEKAKEIIGKRVEVLEHSDDPVEFIQNLFRPIRVKVSLVEKEGKRTAIVQAPAQYKGLVIGKGGKNINKVKELVRRHHDIENVIVK